In Zingiber officinale cultivar Zhangliang chromosome 1A, Zo_v1.1, whole genome shotgun sequence, a genomic segment contains:
- the LOC122014504 gene encoding F-box protein At1g47056-like, whose translation MAGDPPRDFTLDLPDDCLEIVFHLLGADDRKFCSLVCRRWLKVEAHTRRRLTLDAQSSLSEALPSLIARFDAVSSLSLRCDRLSDSIGDDALDLIARSWPSLARIKLRSCRRVTDLGMSALAAGIPSLRRLSVTSCSFGTAGLDAVLQGCPCLENLSIKGLRGLSNLPHQVVRLAAASSALLSICLNELYNGQCFAPLIAASPNLRTLKIIRCSGEWDSLLKLIAEKVPQIVEIHLEKIQVSDQGLFALSSCPDLEVLRLVKTPECTDAGVIAIAEKCHRIRKIHIDGWRMNLIGDYGLMAIAKGCSELQELVLIGINPTVQSMEVIASSCRGLERLALCGCETIGDAEVACIATKCTAMRKLCIKGCPVTDRGLEALVEGCPNLMKIKLKRCNRVTRQGLDRLMSARGTPLAVSLDAMNLQESDVGMSENGMLESGSEEAVSSRAD comes from the coding sequence ATGGCCGGCGATCCACCCCGAGACTTCACATTGGACCTACCTGACGACTGCCTGGAGATCGTATTCCACCTCCTGGGGGCCGATGACCGCAAATTTTGTTCCCTCGTCTGTCGTCGCTGGCTCAAGGTTGAGGCCCACACCCGCCGCCGCCTAACCCTCGATGCCCAATCTTCCCTCAGCGAAGCCCTTCCCTCTCTTATCGCACGATTCGATGCCGTCTCGAGTCTCTCCCTACGCTGCGACCGCCTATCCGATAGCATCGGCGATGATGCCCTCGATCTCATCGCCCGCAGCTGGCCTTCCCTTGCCCGGATCAAGCTCCGATCCTGTCGCCGCGTCACCGACCTGGGCATGTCCGCCCTCGCCGCTGGCATCCCTTCTCTCCGGCGCCTCTCTGTAACCTCCTGCTCCTTCGGCACCGCCGGGCTCGACGCGGTCCTCCAGGGGTGCCCCTGCCTAGAAAATCTATCGATCAAGGGCCTTCGAGGCCTTTCCAACCTTCCCCACCAGGTCGTACGCCTCGCAGCCGCGTCATCCGCCCTCCTCTCCATCTGCCTCAACGAACTCTACAATGGCCAGTGCTTCGCCCCGCTCATCGCCGCCTCTCCAAACCTCAGAACCCTCAAAATCATCCGCTGCTCCGGCGAATGGGATTCCCTCCTCAAGTTGATCGCCGAAAAGGTCCCACAAATCGTTGAGATCCACCTCGAGAAGATCCAGGTCAGCGACCAAGGTCTTTTTGCCCTCTCCTCCTGCCCGGACCTGGAGGTGCTCCGCCTCGTCAAAACCCCTGAATGCACCGACGCCGGCGTCATTGCGATTGCCGAGAAGTGCCACCGCATACGCAAGATCCACATCGATGGCTGGAGGATGAACCTGATCGGCGATTACGGCCTCATGGCCATTGCCAAAGGCTGCTCGGAGTTGCAGGAGCTCGTCCTGATTGGTATAAACCCGACAGTGCAGAGCATGGAGGTCATTGCGAGCAGCTGCCGGGGCCTCGAGCGCCTCGCGCTATGTGGCTGTGAAACCATTGGCGATGCCGAGGTCGCTTGCATTGCCACCAAGTGCACGGCCATGAGGAAGCTCTGCATCAAAGGCTGCCCGGTGACAGACCGCGGGTTGGAGGCCCTCGTCGAGGGTTGCCCCAATTTGATGAAGATCAAGCTGAAGAGGTGCAACAGAGTGACTCGGCAGGGCTTGGACCGGTTAATGTCGGCCCGGGGTACGCCGCTGGCTGTCAGCTTGGACGCGATGAACTTGCAGGAGTCTGATGTGGGCATGAGCGAGAACGGGATGCTGGAAAGTGGAAGCGAAGAAGCCGTTTCTTCTCGCGCGGACTAA